The following coding sequences lie in one Rutidosis leptorrhynchoides isolate AG116_Rl617_1_P2 chromosome 6, CSIRO_AGI_Rlap_v1, whole genome shotgun sequence genomic window:
- the LOC139851362 gene encoding F-box/FBD/LRR-repeat protein At1g13570-like isoform X1, with product MDMISKLPPGIIETILCLLPIQEAARTSILSKEWRYHWIKIPKLVFDEDTFEEVSANGVEVSGWEPTFEAPNQRKKLTKRCRCFYAIFQVLLMHEGPIHEFTLSIDTDDSCVEIDQIIFHLSRKNTVKKLTLEFLWDYRLPKSLFSLHQLTDLYLIRCDVYYEPTFNGFSSLTSLWLEAVMTSKETLMHLLSNCPLLDTLYIWETTINVTDDSSIINLFECLPVIENLSIFSEVIESFAQGGVPRKLPTALIHLKYLCIESVSFIHIHGLPILGLLIRSSPNLEKLKIGILDDSFLKEAEKCYSLTVDDYSDIWLENLNELEIINMGRRMSGINVVKLILGKSPMLKKVKIFLDYYVTKDEELEITRSILYSSHASPMIKFDVKNRCNS from the exons ATGGATATGATCAGTAAGCTTCCTCCAGGCATAATAGAAACCATATTATGTTTATTACCTATTCAAGAAGCTGCAAGAACAAGTATACTCTCTAAGGAATGGAGGTATCATTGGATCAAAATTCCAAAACTTGTATTTGATGAGGATACTTTTGAAGAAGTATCAGCTAACGGGGTTGAGGTTTCCGGTTGGGAGCCAACGTTTGAAGCACCAAATCAAAGAAAAAAATTGACAAAGAGGTGTAGATGTTTCTACGCTATATTCCAAGTTCTGCTGATGCACGAGGGTCCAATACACGAGTTCACTCTTTCGATTGACACGGATGACTCTTGCGTTGAGATTGACCAAATAATATTTCATTTGTCGAGGAAAAATACAGTCAAGAAGTTAACACTTGAATTTTTGTGGGATTATAGGTTACCCAAATCTCTATTCTCATTGCATCAGTTAACGGACCTATATCTCATTCGTTGTGATGTTTACTATGAACCGACATTTAATGGATTTAGTAGCCTTACAAGCTTATGGTTAGAGGCTGTTATGACCTCTAAAGAAACACTTATGCATCTCCTATCCAATTGTCCATTACTTGATACATTG TATATTTGGGAGACAACTATCAACGTTACCGATGATTCCTCCATTATTAACCTATTCGAGTGTTTACCTGTTATTGAAAATCTGTCTATTTTTTCCGAGGTCATTGAG TCTTTTGCACAAGGAGGAGTTCCACGAAAGCTTCCAACCGCACTAATCCACCTCAAATACTTATGCATAGAAAGTGTATCCTTCATTCACATACACGGATTACCAATTCTTGGTCTTTTGATCAGAAGCTCCCCAAACCTCGAAAAACTAAAGATAGGG ATTTTAGACGATTCATTTCTCAAGGAAGCTGAGAAATGTTACTCCTTAACTGTCGATGATTATTCGGATATATGGTTGGAGAATCTGAATGAATTAGAGATCATAAATATGGGCCGCAGAATGAGTGGTATTAATGTTGTAAAGCTTATTTTGGGCAAGTCACCTATGCTAAAAAAGGTGAAGATATTCTTAGACTATTATGTTACTAAGGATGAAGAGCTGGAGATTACAAGGAGTATTTTATACTCCTCACACGCGTCACCTATGATAAAATTCGATGTTAAAAATCGCTGCAACTCCTAA
- the LOC139851362 gene encoding F-box/FBD/LRR-repeat protein At1g13570-like isoform X2 encodes MDMISKLPPGIIETILCLLPIQEAARTSILSKEWRYHWIKIPKLVFDEDTFEEVSANGVEVSGWEPTFEAPNQRKKLTKRCRCFYAIFQVLLMHEGPIHEFTLSIDTDDSCVEIDQIIFHLSRKNTVKKLTLEFLWDYRLPKSLFSLHQLTDLYLIRCDVYYEPTFNGFSSLTSLWLEAVMTSKETLMHLLSNCPLLDTLSFAQGGVPRKLPTALIHLKYLCIESVSFIHIHGLPILGLLIRSSPNLEKLKIGILDDSFLKEAEKCYSLTVDDYSDIWLENLNELEIINMGRRMSGINVVKLILGKSPMLKKVKIFLDYYVTKDEELEITRSILYSSHASPMIKFDVKNRCNS; translated from the exons ATGGATATGATCAGTAAGCTTCCTCCAGGCATAATAGAAACCATATTATGTTTATTACCTATTCAAGAAGCTGCAAGAACAAGTATACTCTCTAAGGAATGGAGGTATCATTGGATCAAAATTCCAAAACTTGTATTTGATGAGGATACTTTTGAAGAAGTATCAGCTAACGGGGTTGAGGTTTCCGGTTGGGAGCCAACGTTTGAAGCACCAAATCAAAGAAAAAAATTGACAAAGAGGTGTAGATGTTTCTACGCTATATTCCAAGTTCTGCTGATGCACGAGGGTCCAATACACGAGTTCACTCTTTCGATTGACACGGATGACTCTTGCGTTGAGATTGACCAAATAATATTTCATTTGTCGAGGAAAAATACAGTCAAGAAGTTAACACTTGAATTTTTGTGGGATTATAGGTTACCCAAATCTCTATTCTCATTGCATCAGTTAACGGACCTATATCTCATTCGTTGTGATGTTTACTATGAACCGACATTTAATGGATTTAGTAGCCTTACAAGCTTATGGTTAGAGGCTGTTATGACCTCTAAAGAAACACTTATGCATCTCCTATCCAATTGTCCATTACTTGATACATTG TCTTTTGCACAAGGAGGAGTTCCACGAAAGCTTCCAACCGCACTAATCCACCTCAAATACTTATGCATAGAAAGTGTATCCTTCATTCACATACACGGATTACCAATTCTTGGTCTTTTGATCAGAAGCTCCCCAAACCTCGAAAAACTAAAGATAGGG ATTTTAGACGATTCATTTCTCAAGGAAGCTGAGAAATGTTACTCCTTAACTGTCGATGATTATTCGGATATATGGTTGGAGAATCTGAATGAATTAGAGATCATAAATATGGGCCGCAGAATGAGTGGTATTAATGTTGTAAAGCTTATTTTGGGCAAGTCACCTATGCTAAAAAAGGTGAAGATATTCTTAGACTATTATGTTACTAAGGATGAAGAGCTGGAGATTACAAGGAGTATTTTATACTCCTCACACGCGTCACCTATGATAAAATTCGATGTTAAAAATCGCTGCAACTCCTAA